In a genomic window of Syntrophales bacterium:
- the tsaA gene encoding tRNA (N6-threonylcarbamoyladenosine(37)-N6)-methyltransferase TrmO, which yields MNEIIYKPIGVIHSPFREPKGTPIQPSAAKGISGTVEIFPEYAEGLKDVEGFSYIILIYHFHLSRGASLTAKPFMDNEERGVFAMRGPSRPNPIGISIVRLVRVEDNIIHIQDVDIVDGTPLLDIKPYVPEFDIREVEKTGWLEKNVHKLPSSKDDGRFTK from the coding sequence ATGAATGAGATAATATACAAACCGATCGGAGTCATACATTCTCCCTTCAGGGAACCGAAAGGAACACCCATTCAACCCTCGGCTGCTAAGGGAATCTCTGGAACAGTCGAGATATTCCCGGAATATGCTGAAGGCCTAAAAGATGTTGAAGGATTTTCTTACATTATTCTGATATATCATTTTCATCTGTCCAGAGGTGCATCCTTAACAGCAAAACCTTTCATGGATAATGAAGAACGGGGTGTCTTTGCAATGCGAGGCCCGAGCAGGCCCAACCCGATTGGTATCTCGATTGTACGCCTTGTCAGAGTTGAAGATAATATAATCCATATTCAGGATGTAGATATAGTGGATGGGACTCCACTCCTCGATATCAAACCGTATGTCCCGGAATTCGATATAAGGGAAGTAGAAAAAACAGGCTGGCTCGAAAAAAACGTTCACAAACTTCCATCATCAAAAGATGACGGTAGATTCACAAAATGA